The following proteins come from a genomic window of Acanthopagrus latus isolate v.2019 chromosome 5, fAcaLat1.1, whole genome shotgun sequence:
- the LOC119020044 gene encoding uncharacterized protein LOC119020044 yields the protein MLLSNTTHSVSRGVPLSVNFDSPVDYLIFIFQILFATAAVLIAGPVVISICATRALRLQNRFIFMLNTSVCDTLVGFSVYYVGLFDVQEGYPSRNGTYNMLPSILGVNIMTFLFAQFDRYFAVCHPFIYARFITRRVVICLNIYCWLHVYGQSIILNFLPLSWSIQAYVYSMVSLQIIVITKVVMTIKLYVVARFQLEKDPPSAERETKKESLKIIIFVVINFLVLWCPSFVNIVLRLVAGGGLIFRNEATNLFAIMARLNAVSTPAVYIWGSPALREATVRTVWGRVCPRCRRRVGSCPVKANGKGRPLKSH from the exons ATGCTCCTCTCCAACACCACACACTCTGTGAGCAGAGGCGTTCCCCTCTCGGTGAACTTTGACAGTCCTGTGGATTATCTCATCTTCATTTTCCAGATATTGTTCGCCACGGCTGCAGTTCTCATAGCCGGACCTGTCGTCATCTCCATCTGCGCCACCAGAGCGCTGCGCCTGCAGAACAGGTTCATCTTCATGCTCAACACCAGCGTGTGTGACACGCTGGTCGGGTTCTCTGTGTATTATGTCGGTCTGTTTGACGTCCAGGAGGGGTATCCGTCAAGAAATGGGACTTATAATATGTTGCCGTCCATCCTCGGGGTGAACATAATGACGTTTCTGTTCGCACAGTTCGACAGGTACTTCGCTGTGTGCCATCCCTTCATCTACGCGCGCTTTATAACGCGCCGCGTGGTGATCTGCCTAAATATCTACTGCTGGCTTCATGTCTATGGCCAGTCGATCATCCTGAATTTCTTACCACTCTCCTGGTCAATACAGGCGTATGTCTACAGCATGGTCAGCTTACAGATCATTGTGATCACCAAAGTGGTCATGACCATCAAGCTGTACGTCGTCGCCAGGTTCCAGCTGGAGAAAGATCCTCCCAGCGCGGAGAGAGAGACCAAGAAGGAGTCATTAAAGATCATCATCTTTGTTGTCATAAACTTCTTGGTGCTGTGGTGTCCGTCTTTTGTCAATATCGTCCTCAGATTGGTGGCGGGAGGAGGGCTGATTTTCAGGAACGAGGCCACTAATCTCTTCGCCATCATGGCTCGCCTGAACGCCGTGAGCACGCCAGCTGTGTACATCTGGGGGAGCCCGGCTCTGAGGGAGGCCACGGTGAGGACGGTGTGGGGCAGAGTGTGtccgaggtgcaggaggag AGTTGGCTCCTGTCCTGTGAAGGCAAACGGCAAAGGGAGGCCTCTGAAGAGCCACTGA
- the LOC119019290 gene encoding beta-2 adrenergic receptor-like, whose amino-acid sequence MGNSSHGLSLVVPLNSFGNVLIFLFSVFLAAAIIFLNVSVSLSILLNKALRSENRFMYMLSTCLSDICTGVSYYYVGVLDVRDNFESPTTTFYIVPTFLGLSYMAILAAQADRYHAVVSPFKYSQRMTRNRTLMVIVAYWVYAFFIVGVHNLVPLGVAKKITSMGTFVGNILTVTIMIGLNIRLFIIARFQLEKEPPSEERDSKRSSVYLILVVAVFFLGTWLPIFSHVMACNLANSTCYTFRNEGTDPLRILPRVNASLTPILYIRGCSALRVTLLTKVWRHCCCRRSRHPGKPGPKDTLSPRRKLKVGCVSK is encoded by the exons ATGGGTAACAGCAGCCACGGTTTGTCTCTTGTGGTGCCCCTAAACAGCTTCGGCAATGTGTTGATATTTCTGTTCAGCGTGTTCCTGGCCGCGGCCATCATCTTCCTCAACgtgtccgtctctctgtccaTCCTGCTGAACAAGGCGCTGCGCAGCGAGAACCGCTTCATGTACATGCTGAGCACCTGCCTCAGCGACATCTGCACCGGAGTGTCCTATTACTATGTCGGCGTGCTCGATGTGAGGGACAACTTCGAGTCCCCCACGACCACTTTTTACATCGTCCCCACGTTTCTCGGGCTGTCCTACATGGCCATCCTGGCTGCTCAGGCGGACAGGTACCACGCGGTGGTGTCACCCTTTAAGTACTCGCAGCGCATGACCCGCAACAGGACCCTGATGGTCATCGTCGCCTACTGGGTTTACGCGTTCTTTATCGTGGGTGTGCACAACCTGGTGCCGCTCGGGGTGGCCAAAAAGATCACGAGCATGGGCACGTTTGTGGGGAACATACTGACGGTGACTATCATGATCGGGCTGAACATCAGACTGTTCATCATAGCCAGGTTCCAGCTGGAGAAGGAGCCCCCCTCCgaggagagagacagcaagCGCTCCTCCGTCTATCTCATCCTGGTGGTGGCCGTGTTTTTCCTGGGGACGTGGCTCCCCATTTTCTCCCACGTCATGGCCTGCAATCTAGCCAATTCGACTTGTTACACCTTCAGGAACGAAGGCACCGACCCTCTCCGCATTTTGCCCCGAGTTAACGCGTCCCTGACCCCCATCCTGTACATCAGAGGGTGCAGTGCGCTCAGGGTGACGCTGCTCACCAAAGTGTggagacactgctgctgcaggaggagcag GCATCCTGGGAAACCTGGGCCCAAAGACACCCTGTCTCCGCGTCGTAAATTAAAAGTTGGCTGTGTTTCTAAGTAG
- the LOC119020043 gene encoding uncharacterized protein LOC119020043 isoform X2 — MLLSNITPGSASGGVALSVDFDSPEDYFIFIFQILFATTTVLMAGTVVVGICATRALRLQNRFIFMLNTSVCDTLVGFSVYYLGLFDVHEGYPSRNGTYNVLTSLLGVNILTFLFAQFDRYFAVCHPFIYSRFVTRHFVIAVNIYCWLYNFAHLLARNLLPLSKATQLYVFSIAFFQLIVLTKLVMTVKLYVVARFQLEKDPPSAEKENKKESLKIIIFVVISFLVLWCPSFVNIVLRFLGRGLTFRNEATNLFAIMARLNAVSTPAVYIWGSPALREATVRTVWGRVCPRCRRRIGSCHGKGDSKN, encoded by the exons ATGCTCCTCTCCAACATCACACCAGGCTCTGCCTCGGGAGGAGTTGCCCTCTCGGTGGACTTCGACAGTCCCGAGGAttatttcatcttcattttccAGATATTATTCGCCACCACTACTGTTCTCATGGCGGGGACGGTAGTCGTTGGCATCTGCGCCACCAGAGCGCTGCGCCTGCAGAACAGGTTCATCTTCATGCTCAACACCAGCGTGTGTGACACGCTGGTCGGGTTCTCGGTGTATTATCTCGGTCTGTTTGACGTTCATGAGGGGTATCCGTCCAGAAATGGTACCTATAATGTCTTGACGTCCCTGCTAGGGGTGAACATACTGACGTTTCTGTTCGCACAGTTCGACAGGTACTTCGCTGTGTGCCACCCCTTCATCTACAGCCGCTTCGTGACGAGACACTTCGTGATCGCCGTCAACATCTACTGCTGGCTCTATAACTTCGCCCACCTGCTCGCCCGGaacctgctgcctctctccaAGGCGACGCAGCTGTACGTGTTCAGCATCGCCTTCTTCCAGCTCATCGTGCTCACCAAGCTGGTCATGACCGTCAAGCTGTACGTCGTCGCCAGGTTCCAGCTGGAGAAAGATCCTCCCAGCGCCGAGAAAGAGAACAAGAAGGAGTCGTTAAAGATCATCATCTTCGTCGTCATAAGCTTCCTGGTGCTGTGGTGTCCGTCTTTCGTCAATATCGTCCTCAGGTTTCTGGGGAGGGGGCTGACGTTTCGGAACGAGGCCACTAATCTCTTCGCCATCATGGCTCGCCTGAACGCCGTGAGCACGCCAGCTGTGTACATCTGGGGGAGCCCGGCTCTGAGGGAGGCCACGGTGAGGACGGTGTGGGGCAGAGTGTGtccgaggtgcaggaggag aatCGGATCCTGTCATGGGAAGGGAGACAGCAAAAACTGA
- the LOC119020043 gene encoding uncharacterized protein LOC119020043 isoform X1: MLLSNITPGSASGGVALSVDFDSPEDYFIFIFQILFATTTVLMAGTVVVGICATRALRLQNRFIFMLNTSVCDTLVGFSVYYLGLFDVHEGYPSRNGTYNVLTSLLGVNILTFLFAQFDRYFAVCHPFIYSRFVTRHFVIAVNIYCWLYNFAHLLARNLLPLSKATQLYVFSIAFFQLIVLTKLVMTVKLYVVARFQLEKDPPSAEKENKKESLKIIIFVVISFLVLWCPSFVNIVLRFLGRGLTFRNEATNLFAIMARLNAVSTPAVYIWGSPALREATNRILSWEGRQQKLTGVLHSTIYLSLHSYRFKFRQ; this comes from the exons ATGCTCCTCTCCAACATCACACCAGGCTCTGCCTCGGGAGGAGTTGCCCTCTCGGTGGACTTCGACAGTCCCGAGGAttatttcatcttcattttccAGATATTATTCGCCACCACTACTGTTCTCATGGCGGGGACGGTAGTCGTTGGCATCTGCGCCACCAGAGCGCTGCGCCTGCAGAACAGGTTCATCTTCATGCTCAACACCAGCGTGTGTGACACGCTGGTCGGGTTCTCGGTGTATTATCTCGGTCTGTTTGACGTTCATGAGGGGTATCCGTCCAGAAATGGTACCTATAATGTCTTGACGTCCCTGCTAGGGGTGAACATACTGACGTTTCTGTTCGCACAGTTCGACAGGTACTTCGCTGTGTGCCACCCCTTCATCTACAGCCGCTTCGTGACGAGACACTTCGTGATCGCCGTCAACATCTACTGCTGGCTCTATAACTTCGCCCACCTGCTCGCCCGGaacctgctgcctctctccaAGGCGACGCAGCTGTACGTGTTCAGCATCGCCTTCTTCCAGCTCATCGTGCTCACCAAGCTGGTCATGACCGTCAAGCTGTACGTCGTCGCCAGGTTCCAGCTGGAGAAAGATCCTCCCAGCGCCGAGAAAGAGAACAAGAAGGAGTCGTTAAAGATCATCATCTTCGTCGTCATAAGCTTCCTGGTGCTGTGGTGTCCGTCTTTCGTCAATATCGTCCTCAGGTTTCTGGGGAGGGGGCTGACGTTTCGGAACGAGGCCACTAATCTCTTCGCCATCATGGCTCGCCTGAACGCCGTGAGCACGCCAGCTGTGTACATCTGGGGGAGCCCGGCTCTGAGGGAGGCCACG aatCGGATCCTGTCATGGGAAGGGAGACAGCAAAAACTGACCGGGGTGCTTCATTCAACTATATATCTGTCTCTCCACTCTTATAGATTTAAATTCAGACAATAA
- the LOC119020045 gene encoding protease-associated domain-containing protein 1-like — protein sequence MAEVVRTAAVVLYLWSVFMQFSRLSGLGINELLYFRVISPEEIGYIFSAAPAKDFGGDFTSSYDEIFLVPANPADGCSDLKDSEIIQGQVILVERGGCSFVQKARHVEEAGGKAVLIADNAEDNDSQYLDMITDGSTVKPSIPALFLLGRDGMMIRRSLQRQALPWAVISIPVNVSSLASFPLKQPPWTLW from the exons ATGGCGGAGGTTGTTCGGACAGCAGCTGTGGTTTTATACCTCTGGAGCGTTTTCATGCAGTTCAGTCGCCTGTCAG GTCTGGGGATCAATGAACTGCTTTATTTCCGGGTGATCAGTCCAGAGGAGATAGGGTACATCTTCAGTGCAGCACCTGCTAAAGACTTCGGAGGAGACTTT ACATCATCCTATGATGAGATTTTCCTAGTGCCAGCAAATCCGGCAGATGGCTGCTCAGACCTGAAGGACAGTGAAATCATCCAGGGACAAGTCATCCTGGTGGAACGAGG AGGCTGTTCCTTTGTTCAAAAGGCCCGACAtgtggaggaggcaggaggcaaAGCTGTTCTCATTGCTGATAATGCTGAGGACAATGACAGTCAGTACCTTGATATGATAACTGATGGAAGCACTGTCAAACCAAGCATACCTGCTCTGTTCCTGCTGGGACGTGACGG GATGATGATCAGACGGTCTCTTCAGAGACAAGCACTGCCGTGGGCGGTCATTTCAATTCCTGTCAATGTTTCCTCGTTGGCCTCTTTCCCACTCAAGCAGCCCCCATGGACACTGTGGTAG
- the LOC119019289 gene encoding G-protein coupled receptor 15-like: protein MLLNATVPLSVDFDSPEDFLIFIFHIMFATSAVLVAGSVVIGISATRFLRGQNRFVFMLNTSISDTLTGFSVYYLGLFDVQEGYPSRNGTFYILPSFLGVNVLTFLFAQFDRYFAVCHPFFYSRFITRSVVIGICAFCWIYTYTILTVQNMVPISKAAQINAFGVMTLQIIVVVKVLMTVKLYIIARNQLGREAPSADRDNKKESLRIIVFVVICFLALWCPSFVNIIVRQLTRKGLLFRNEATNLFAILARLNALVTPVLYIWGSPALRGAVWRTVWRGVCPCRRARIGFTFDGVTHKL, encoded by the exons ATGCTCCTCAACGCCACCGTCCCTCTGTCGGTGGACTTCGACAGTCCGGAGGacttcctcatcttcatctttcacATCATGTTCGCCACGAGCGCCGTGCTGGTGGCCGGCTCGGTGGTCATCGGTATATCTGCGACCCGGTTTCTGCGGGGCCAGAACCGGTTCGTCTTCATGCTGAACACGAGCATCAGCGACACTCTGACCGGCTTCTCCGTCTACTACCTCGGCCTCTTCGACGTCCAGGAGGGCTACCCGTCGAGGAACGGGACGTTCTACATCTTACCCTCATTTCTCGGGGTCAACGTGTTGACCTTCCTCTTCGCTCAGTTCGACCGCTACTTCGCCGTGTGCCACCCTTTCTTCTACAGCCGCTTCATAACGAGGTCGGTTGTCATCGGCATTTGCGCGTTTTGCTGGATTTACACCTACACCATCCTCACGGTGCAGAACATGGTGCCCATCTCAAAGGCGGCTCAAATAAACGCGTTCGGCGTAATGACCCTGCAGATTATTGTCGTGGTCAAAGTGTTAATGACAGTTAAATTGTACATCATAGCCAGGAACCAGCTGGGGAGAGAGGCGCCCAGCGCGGACAGAGACAACAAGAAGGAGTCTCTGCGCATCATCGTGTTTGTGGTGATCTGCTTCTTGGCTCTGTGGTGTCCGTCGTTCGTCAATATCATTGTCAGACAGTTGACTCGGAAAGGTCTGTTGTTCCGGAACGAAGCCACTAACCTGTTCGCCATCTTGGCGCGCCTGAACGCGCTGGTCACGCCGGTTCTGTATATCTGGGGCAGCCCGGCGCTGCGGGGGGCCGTGTGGAGGACGGTGTGGCGGGGGGTGTGCCCCTGCAGGAGGGCGAG aATTGGCTTCACCTTCGATGGAGTGACGCACAAGTTGTAG